CGGATCGAGATCGGACGGCGCCGGCGGTGGATCGCGTAGGCGAGGGCGACACCGATCACGACGTAGATCGCCCACGCCTGCACACCCCAGTGCAGGTAGGTCTGGGTCAACGCGCTCTGCGCCAGCTGCGCGTCGGTGCCGGTGACGCCGGGACGCGGTGTGACGTAGTGGCTGAGCGGTTCGCTGACGCCGTAGAAGACGAGACCGATGCCCATCCCCGCCGCGAACAGCAGCGAGAACCAGGCTCCCAGGGAGAACTCGGGCTCGTCCTCGTCCTTGCCGAGTTTGATGTCGCCGAAGCGGCTGAAGCCCAGGACGAGCGCGAACGCGACGAAGAACGCGGCGATCAGGACGTAGTACCAGCTGAAGGTCCGGATGATCGCCCCCTGGATGGTGGCGAACGCGGCCTCCGCCGCCGCGGGGAAGAGCACCGCGAAGGCCGCGACGGCGACGATGATGACCACGGCCGGCCAGAACACCCAGCGGGCGAGGGGACGAGGAGCGAGCGGGTCGGCGGCCGGGGCGATCTCCGTCATCGTTCCAGGGTAGCCAGGCCGGCGGCGACGACCGAGACCTGGCCTCCGCGCGGCCACTCTGCTAGAGCGACGGGCCCGCCCGTCGTGCGCTCAGGCCCCCCGCGACCCGGCGTCCGTCGCGCCGACATCGGTGCGGTGGAAGTTCTGGAACGACCGCGACGCGGTCGGACCCCGCTGACCGTGATAGCGGTTGAGGTACGGGCCCGTTCCGTAAGGGTTCTCTGCCGCAGAGGACAGACGGAAGAAGCACAGCTGACCGATCTTCATCCCCGGCCACAGCTTGATCGGCAGCGTCGCGACGTTCGACAGCTCGAGGGTGACGTGACCGGAGAATCCGGGGTCGATGAAGCCCGCGGTCGAGTGCGTCAGCAGTCCGAGGCGCCCGAGCGAGGACTTCCCCTCCAGGCGCGCGGCGATGTCGTCGGGCAGCGTCACCTGTTCGAACGTCGAGCCGAGGACGAACTCGCCCGGGTGCAGGATGAATGGCTCGTCGGGGCGCACCTCGATGAGGTGGGTGAGATCGGGCTGGTCCTCGGCGGGATCGATGAAGGGGTACTTGTGGTTGTCGAACAGCCGGAAGTAGCGATCCAGACGCACGTCCACGCTCGACGGCTGCACCATCGCGGCATCCCACGGGTCGAGTCCGACGCGGCCGGAGGAGATCTCGGTGCGGATGTCGCGGTCACTGAGCAGCACGCGGCCAGCCTACTGGCCGCACGGCGACAGCGCGGCGCGCTCAGCGGTCGACGGATGCCGCGATCGCCAGCGCCGAACGCGACAGGAAGGCGACGATCTCACCGGCGGGCCGGTCGGATTCGAGCCCGAGCTCGATGAGCACGTCCTCGGCGAACGCGACCCAGGCGCGTGCGGCCACCGACAGCATGGGCGAGTCGGCGTGACCCAGCTCGTGGAACACGTCGACGATGCGGTGCGCGTTCTCGTCGCGGGCCTCGTCGACGAGTTGGCGGACGACGGGGTCGCCGCTGGCGACACCTCGCACCAGCGAATAGAAGGTGCCGCGATGCGCGCGCACGAAGGCGACGATCCGCTCGATCGTGTCGTCGAGGCGGGCGCGCGGAGCCAGCTCCGCGCGCGGGGCGGATGCCGCGATCAGCGCGTCGCGGGCGGTCGTGACCACCGCGGTGTGCAGGCCCTGCCGGGTGCCGAAGTAGTGGAACACGAGTGCGCGCGAGACATCCTCGCGCTCGGCGAGCGCCTCGATGGTCAGCTCGTCCAGCGGCTGCGACGCGAGGAACGCGACGCCCGAGGCGATCAGCTGGGCACGCCGATCCTCGCGCGACAGACGACGCCGCTGCTCCGTGGACATGTCCTCGACCCTACCGAGGCGGTGGGCGCGGTCCCACGGCCACTTTTCGTGAGAGTTCTCTCACAGAGGCGCCTCCCTTATTGACTGATTGTCAATTGAGGCGCACAGTCGATGATCGAACGCGTCGGCAGCGGAGCCGGCGCCCCGGCATCCGGAGGATCGATGAGACTCTCGAACCCGACTCGCTCCCGCGCGGGACGCATCACCCTCGCCACCATTCCCGTCGTCCTCGCCTCCACGTTCCTCCTCGGCGGCGTCGCGCAGGGCGCCGTTCCGGTCTCCTTCGCCGTCTCCGGCAGCCAGTTCCAGATCAGCGCGTCCAAGCTCGAGGGCACCGGGTTCTCGCAGTACGCGGGCGTGACGCAAGACACGGCGGGCGGCTCGCACAACGTCGCGATCGCCAACATCGCGTCGGCGCAGCTCTACGATCTCTGCCAATCCGTGATCTCCGACACCCCGCTCGGCAAGGTGGGTGTGCTCATCACGGCCGGTGGCGGCGGCAACCCCGCCACCGCCAGCGACCTGCAGATCGGCATGACCGACCTCAAGGGCGATTCATCGTTCTCCAACATCCGCATCGGCGTCGACGCCTCCACCGTGAACACCGCGGCGAAGGGCTCGGCGGGAGACTTCGCCCAGGATGCCGACAGCGTCACGATCAACAACCTCCAGCAGATCTCGTGGAGCACGCAGGCTTCGGTCTTCACGCTCACCGGAATGTCGCTGAAGCTGACGGACGGGTCGAGCGGATGCTTCTGACACGCCGGGCCGCGCGCACCGCTGAGCCCACTGCCGAGCCCGCATCCGAGCCCGAGGACCGGACAGAGCCGACGCCCACGGCCGATCGACCGGCGCGCGCGTGGCGGAAGGATCGGCCGCTCGTGGGCGGCATCCTGCTCATCGTCGGCGGCCTCGCGATGTTCGGCTCGAGTCAGCTCGACTTCGGACGCCTGCACATCCACCTCGGCATCGAGGGACTGCAGGCGGTCGTGATCCCGCTGCTGCTCATCGTGCTGGGCGCCCTCGTGATCGCCACGCCGGCGCACCGCATCCTGTACGGCGTGATCGCGCTGGCGACGAGCGTCTACTCGATCGTGGGGGTGAACCTCGGCGGGTTCCTGATCGGGTTCGTGCTGTCGGCGGTCGGCGGCATCCTCGCGGTGTCGTGGATGCCGAGAGCCGCGCGCACCGCCGAGTCGGAGCCGACGGCTGAGGCGGATGCCGAGGAGGCGATCGTTTCCGACGAGGCGGTCACGCGATGACCACGCGGCGCGCTCGTTCCGCGCTGCTGGCGGCCGCGCTCCTCGCGCTCGCGCCGAGCGCGGTGGGTGCCGCAGCCCTGCCCGCGGCCGCCGCCGAGACCTCCGGTGCGCGACCCACCGAGTGGTGCATTCCGATCATCATGCCCTGCCACTCGTCGCCGTCCCCGACGCCCAGTCCGTCACCGTCGGCGAGCGCGTCGGTTCCCGGCATCCCGAGCCTGCCGACCATCCCCGGTCTTCCGGAGCCCGGGCAGCCCTCGCCGTCTCCGTCGCCGTCGGAAGGCACCACCCCGCCGGCGGTGGCGCCCATCGCCGACGAGCAGGGTCCCGTCTTCACGCAGCCGTCGGCCCAGCTCGGGTCGAAGTCGCTGTCGTTCAGCGGGCTGCGCGGCATCTCGGTCGTGACCGTTCCCCTCGCGGACGGGTCGCGGACGACGGCGTTGAAGCTCGAAGCCGACCGCATCACGATCTCCGGATTCAGCCTGACCGTCCGGCGCGACACCGGCCCCATCTTGACGACGACGGCCGACACGATGACCCTCGACGGGCACGTGGCCGTCTACATCAACTCGCTCAGCGCGACGCTTCCGGGCGGAAAGCTGCTCACGCTGGGCGCCGACACCCCGCCGCCCGCCGAAGGCCTCGACTCGATGTTCGGCGTGACCCTCGGCCTCGTCGGATCGACGGCCGATTCGATCACCTACACGAACACGGTTCAGCACCTGTCGGAGTGACGGGGAGTGCGGCGCCCGGCGCGCAGCGGGCGGTTCGCGACCGGGTGGTCAGGACTGGATGAACGCGAGGATGTCGGGGTTGATGACGTCCGCGTGCGTGGTCAGCATGCCGTGCGGGTAGCCCTCGTAGATCTTGAGGGTCGAGTTCTGTAGCAGCTCGTGCTGCAGAAGGGCCGCGGCCTTATACGGCACGACCTGGTCGTCGTCACCCTGCAGCACGAGCACCGGCACCGTGATGGCCTTCAGGTCTTCGGTCTGGTCGGTCTCGGAGAACGCCTTGATGCCGAGGTAGTGGGCCTGCGCACTACCGGTCATTCCCTGCCGCCACCAGTTGTCGATGACGGGCTGGGACGGCGTGACACCCTCGCGGTTGAATCCGTAGAAGGGGCCGGACGCCACGGCCTCGAAGAACTCGGCGCGGTTGGCTGCGAGAGCCTCACGGAAGCCGTCGAACACCGCCAGCGGGGTGCCCTCGGGGTTGCTGTCGCTCTGCAGCATGATCGGGGGCACGGCGGCGACGAGCACGGCCTTGGCGACGCGCCCCTGGGGCTCGCCGTACTTCGCGACGTAGCGCGCGACCTGGCCGCCTCCGGTGGAGTGGCCGATGTGGACGGCGTTTCGCAGGTCGAGGTGCTCGACGACGGCGCTCACGTCACTGGCGTAGTGGTCCATGTCGTGACCGGTGCCGATCTGCGACGAGCGCCCGTGGCCGCGGCGGTCGGAGGCGACGACGCGGTAGCCCTTGTCGAGGAAGTAGAGCAGCTGCGCGTCCCAGTCGTCGGACGAGAGGGGCCAGCCGTGGTGGAAGACGATGGGCTGGGCGTCGGCGCTGCCCCAGTCCTTGTAGTAGATCTCCGCGCCGTCTTCGGTGGTGACGTAGGCCATGATCGGTCCTCCGGGTCGTGTGGATGGGTGCGCTCGATCTGAGCGTGTTCACGCTAACCGCGGCATCCGCCGACGTGTTCCTACATCTGTACAGACGTTCGGGGCTGCGGCTTTCGTGGGTATGCTGGACGGGCACGGCCGTCAGGTCGTCACGGGGCTGTAGTTCAATGGCAGAACTTCTGCTTCCCAAGCAGACAGCGCGGGTTCGATTCCCGTCAGCCCCTCCACTGGCTCCCCCACCGGCCTCATAGGCTGGACGTCATGAGCCTCACCGACCCGAAAGCCGCGGCCGCCGAGCGGGATCGAAAGCTCGTCGGCTCCGGACGCGCACTGACCGCAACGATCGTGTGGGGGCTCGCGGGGTTCGCCGCGGCGGCGATCGTCGGCTTCGGCATCGGCGGTTTCTTCGACCAAGTGCGCATCGTGTCACTCAACAGCGTGTTCAGCACCTGGGACGGCGGCATCCCCGTCGCCGTCCGATCGACGGCGCTGCCGGTGGGCATCATCGGCAGCATCATCACGATGGGCGCCTACTCGGCGTGGAACCACCGCTACACGGGCCGGCGCACGTACTACGCCTTTCTCGGCCCGGCATCGATCGTCCTTCTCGGCCTCGCGACCGGCGTGCTCCTCTCGCTGCCGATGTGGGCGACGCCGGATGCCGTGGGCGTCGCCGTCGACCCCGTCTTCCACGAGGACGAGGCCTGGGGCGTCGGCGCGTGGATCATGTACGCGGGCATCTGGTGGCTGCCGGGCATCTTCATCGCCCTGGGTCTCACCAGCATCATCGGCCGCCTGCGCGCCCAGCGCTTCCGCCGGCGCAACACCGACCTGGCCGCCGAACTCCTCGCCAGCGGCCGCCTCGTCGACGCGGAGGTCACCTCGTCGCCGCTGCTGTCGGCGGAGGCCATGACCGCCTCGCGCGCGGCCGTCTCCCTCACGTTCGCGTTCGACGACGGGCAGGGTTCACGGCGCTGGGTGACGTGCCTCGCCCTCCTGCCGCCACGCGAAGTACCCGCCGAGGGCGAGACGCGTCCGCTCGTGTTCGACCCCCGTACTCCGGCGAATGCGAAGCGCATCTTCGTCTCGCCGACCGGCGATCTCGAGCCCTCGGCATTCGTCGCCGTGCGCGCCGCGTAACACCGTCGACCCCTCACACCCGGGCCACCGGCCTCCCTGATGCGTTCGCATAGATTCTGCTATGTTTCGTGGGAGCGCTCTCTGAGAGCGCTCCCACGCGTCGCAACGACGGCGGCGTCATCACAGAGCGAAGGAGCCTGCATGCATGCGAGAAGAGGGCGCCTCCGGCGCCTGACGGCCGTCCTCGTCGTCGGAGCCCTGATCGGAGGAGCCGCTGCCGCGCTTCCCGCAGCGGCGTCGGCGGTGGGCGTCGAGAACCTGGTCCTCAACGGAGACATCGCCGCCACGACCGATCACTGGTGGTCGAGCGCGGGCTCCCTCACGACAGAAGACGGCGCCCTGCGCGCTGACTTCCCCGCCTCCACGAACCCCTGGGAGGTGATCGTGGGGCAGGGCGGCGTCGCGCTCGTCGCCGGCACCGAATACTCGTTCTCGGCCAAGGTCCGCGCCGACCGCGCCGGAATCACGCTACGCACGCAGGTCGCGCCCACGACGCCCAACGCCACCTTCAGCACCTACACCGCGATCGAGACGCCGCTCACCGCCGACTGGCAGCAGGTGACCGCGACGTTCACGGCCGAGGACTTCGGGCAGGGCACCGCCTCCGACGTGCAGTTCCGTCTTGGTGGCAACGCCGCCGGCACGTTCTGGCTCGACGACGTCTCGATCGTCGCGACCGGCACCGGCGGTGGAGACGGCGGCGGCACCGGCCCCACCGAGCCCACCGAACCGACCGTCGGCACCGATCAGCTGCTGCCCAACCCCACCTTCGCGACGGGGACGAGCCCCTGGTGGACGGCCGGAGCGGTCACCCTCTCCAACCCCGATCAGCAGATGTGCGCCACCATCGGCGCCGACACCGCCAACGTGTGGGACCTGCTACTCGGCCACAACGACATCCCGATGCCCGGCGACACCGCCTTCCGGCTGAGCTTCACGGCATCCGCCGTCGCCCCCGGCGGATCGCCCGCCACGCTGAACGCCTCGACGCAGGTCGGCACGTACTCCGGCCCCGACCAGGTGTCGTGGCTGCAGAAGTCGTTCGAGCTCACCGCCACGCCCACCACGCAGGCGTTCACCTTCACGACCACCGCGGTCGAC
The sequence above is a segment of the Microbacterium sp. PM5 genome. Coding sequences within it:
- the dcd gene encoding dCTP deaminase — encoded protein: MLLSDRDIRTEISSGRVGLDPWDAAMVQPSSVDVRLDRYFRLFDNHKYPFIDPAEDQPDLTHLIEVRPDEPFILHPGEFVLGSTFEQVTLPDDIAARLEGKSSLGRLGLLTHSTAGFIDPGFSGHVTLELSNVATLPIKLWPGMKIGQLCFFRLSSAAENPYGTGPYLNRYHGQRGPTASRSFQNFHRTDVGATDAGSRGA
- a CDS encoding TetR/AcrR family transcriptional regulator produces the protein MSTEQRRRLSREDRRAQLIASGVAFLASQPLDELTIEALAEREDVSRALVFHYFGTRQGLHTAVVTTARDALIAASAPRAELAPRARLDDTIERIVAFVRAHRGTFYSLVRGVASGDPVVRQLVDEARDENAHRIVDVFHELGHADSPMLSVAARAWVAFAEDVLIELGLESDRPAGEIVAFLSRSALAIAASVDR
- a CDS encoding DUF6230 family protein; its protein translation is MRLSNPTRSRAGRITLATIPVVLASTFLLGGVAQGAVPVSFAVSGSQFQISASKLEGTGFSQYAGVTQDTAGGSHNVAIANIASAQLYDLCQSVISDTPLGKVGVLITAGGGGNPATASDLQIGMTDLKGDSSFSNIRIGVDASTVNTAAKGSAGDFAQDADSVTINNLQQISWSTQASVFTLTGMSLKLTDGSSGCF
- a CDS encoding DUF6114 domain-containing protein; amino-acid sequence: MLLTRRAARTAEPTAEPASEPEDRTEPTPTADRPARAWRKDRPLVGGILLIVGGLAMFGSSQLDFGRLHIHLGIEGLQAVVIPLLLIVLGALVIATPAHRILYGVIALATSVYSIVGVNLGGFLIGFVLSAVGGILAVSWMPRAARTAESEPTAEADAEEAIVSDEAVTR
- a CDS encoding alpha/beta hydrolase — translated: MAYVTTEDGAEIYYKDWGSADAQPIVFHHGWPLSSDDWDAQLLYFLDKGYRVVASDRRGHGRSSQIGTGHDMDHYASDVSAVVEHLDLRNAVHIGHSTGGGQVARYVAKYGEPQGRVAKAVLVAAVPPIMLQSDSNPEGTPLAVFDGFREALAANRAEFFEAVASGPFYGFNREGVTPSQPVIDNWWRQGMTGSAQAHYLGIKAFSETDQTEDLKAITVPVLVLQGDDDQVVPYKAAALLQHELLQNSTLKIYEGYPHGMLTTHADVINPDILAFIQS